tatttaaaaaaaataaaaatcaagacaCAGTTGCAGGTCAGACCTTAGAAGTCTTAAGCATTTTCAGTTTAAAAGCTTTTGCTGTTAAAGGTGTATAAAATTCATGCTGTATGTAGGACTCATAGTTTCTCATAAtggttaataaaacaaatgtgcagCTGGTATGACTACcttgtaaactttcatctgaatgtATACGTAATCCATTCTTTATTAATCCTAATCATCAATAttaattgaaatactatttgtaCCATTAACAATTCATTTAATATACTGCAAGTTTACACAGACTGTAACTTGTTTAATGAGGAAACGCTTGACAATTTATAGTATCTGAAAAGATACAAAAGTCccatatataagaaaaaaatctttatgtcAACCCAAATTAAGTTAAGTGCATGAATTGCAACATTAGTTCAGATTTAACGGATTTCTTACAGCGTAATTTAAAAGAATTACTGAATGTTTGTTACATGTGCAAGCATAAAGAAAATTTGGATTTCAAATGAATTGCACGACACTAAAACCTTTCAGACAGAAAATGACCTTAAGTTTAATCAACTTGACTTAATTTCAACTTATTCTTTAGAATCTGTTCAAGTTAAAATTAGTTTACTTTGATGcattaaagtaatgaaaaaaaaatatggccaTCTTTTAATTACTTGGCACCATACAGAGTGCTTGTGCAAGGTTCAGTCACTAGTTCTGCAGAATGAGAAATTCAGCACTGGGTTCcaaacgtttttttattttttttggtaaccaTATCTCATAAGAAACATTGAAGTATATTCAAAGGCTGTAAATACCAGGTAATGTGGTATTTGATTTGACTAATTTGAGTACAGACCACACTGAAGATTCAATAAAATGTGgagtaaatacttttattaacatttaagatTTCATTAGCACTgctatatttcaaattaaaattctacacaagaaaaatacaaattaaatacatgttCACAGGATAGGTGCTGGATGGAAAGTAAAGGTTATGTAaagcaaatatacaaacaaaaattaactaCAATTAGTGAGGTccttttgacataaaaaaaaacaatatgcaggGAGAAAATATGGCAATGTGTCAATACCAAGCAAAATATTTATGTGCAGTTTTCTTTGTAATTACAATGTAAATAGAACCTATCAATTTAAAAGCCATACTTTACTTCTAAAAGCAAACTGACTAACATCTGCATTATCTGACCCAAGGAGCCAGTTGTGTCTTATTCAAATATGTCTGTGCAACACTCGTCCTATTCCCTCATTGAATCTTTCCCTCAATTAGCTACAATAATGCCTATAGTATAGTCATTTCTTGGAATACTACACAACTGTCAATAATTGCACCACAAAATGCAGTGCTAGAAATGCCTAGTTACCTAAATGCCAGTGAAATatctataaaatacaaaataccaaCCCTTATAAGCCATATAAAATTATTCTAAAGAATACTGTGTAAATAGAAAAAAGTCATTAGCTCCTTCATACCGTGTTAATACTGTGGCAAAAAACAAACTGGTTAGAATTACTGCAGCGATCCTtcaaattacacacttcacagtTAACTTCCAGAATTTACTTACAATGGCAAGTGGTTAAgggacattatttaaaaataataataataaagacgaCTGAGTGAAAGGAAAATATCTGAATCAAACCCACAGGGTCCATAACTTGAACTTTTCAATAGATTCCTGATTTGTGGTCAGAAGCCATCACAGTATCACAGATATTGTTGAAAAGGCTGTCAGGAGGGGAAATTTTTCCCCCCCTTTATTATTCTTGAATAGTTATTTTCTGTGGTGCAGATGGTCACCCCAAAATACCCTTAGAGATTCATGAACCGTAGCAGCTATGTATTCTAGGAAATCAACTAAGGAGGCAAATTATAAACCAgacattttgatttgatttagcaTAAACTAAAATGGCACACAGTGAGAGGACAGATGACGTGACAAGAGGAATGTTAAAAGACAAACTACGAAGAAAATCATCAAGGGCTCAGTGCAAGTAGCCCCCCACCTGCATACAGACATTGTGCAACATCTCGGCTGTTTTATTGCCCGATCCCTTTAAAAGTCACCTCTCAAATGTACCATTTTATAGCCCCTGAAAGGAACCAATAGATgtcagcaaaaaaagaaaaggggaaactGGAGGAAAGGTGAAGAAAAAGAGGAtaacagaatgaatcattcagtctTTTGGCACAGGGAAAAAAGTGCAACATTCCCATTGTAAAAACTTCATGAACAATGTTTGGTGCAGCTTCTGGAGTCACAAACCGCTCTGTCAAGACCCAATCTGAAGTCTTCACACATAACTGCTCCTGAAAAACAACATCATCTCTGAGGCTGTTACATATAAATCACAGGCACTCATCCAAACACaccatttaattttataatcaaACCATTCTGCACTGCCAAACATGTCCACAAGGAGGCAAAGTGcaaataaacaatgtaaaatgaTGGAGGCTAAGTAGCAGTTCAGATAATAATGCCTTTGGCTTGACGAAGGAGGATGAGAGGCAGATGCCCTACTGAGCATTATCTTGCAGGATATGGTCTGCAGAAATCACAAGAGTGCATTCCGTAGAGCTCTGCATATAGATTTCGCTGGAAGCCTTCTCCTTGTCCAGCAAGTATAAACTGACTACAATCATTAGCAAACTAGAAACTACTGTGGCATCTAGAAAGTCACAAAGCAGGAGGTTGGGGAAGAATTCTTTCAACAAACAGATTTCTGGCTATTTTGGGAGGTTTTATTGTCTTGTAACCGTTCTTGTTATTGTAAGATATGTTgtttatcattcatttaaaaaaaactatttacactATACAACTGAACAATTGTCACTGATGAATGTAGTCTGGTAGCCTACCTTAAGTGCTTTTTGTTCCTCCTCAACACTAAATACAGTAACAAAATAAAGCACACACcccaaatgaaaaaaacaaatgtctaGCACGGATCTGCACATTTCCTCAGTCAGGCACACCTCCTTTCTGCATCCAGTAACAAATCCCCCGTCTACTCTTCACAGACCACACTACAGTGCTCACAGCCGCTCCACGAGCCTGCTTAGCTGTAAATGTTGCTCACCTCCAGCTGTCTGCCGGCTCGCCTCAGTTGATGAGAATTCCAGGAGGCCTCCCGTCCTCTTCAGCGATGTTCCTGAAGTTATTCTCAGCTTCATCCACAGTCCTAAAGAAGCAAAATATTGAGGTACCAAAATAAACTTGACTCTAATAGACCAGAATGGATAATTAAAGAGGGCTCACATTAAGAAGTCTTTGACGTCCTCAACGGTGAGCTCGCCAGTGGTGTCCAGAGTGATGTCAGCACTGCTGTTTGGAGAATCCAGGACCGGCGAGGACAAGGCACTCCGCATTTCATACAAGAGCTCTGAGAGAATGACCACATagtaacttatatatatataaaaaaaaaaatttcagcgtAAGCAACGAACTCATTGCATTTCATGAAATACAACATGTTTTCGGAGGTCTGACAGTGTGATTTGTATTGTCACAAAAGGGGTGAGATCATAGTTTTAGAAAAATGAACTGCTGTATGCAACATTAAACATCAAGTACATAAATTTGACTTCAGTCTGAAAAATTCTAATTTCCAGTAAAATAAAACCGCACAAATGCTGGTAATTTCAGCTAGTTGGGTGaagaatgacatttattttccatCTGTCAAGACTTGTGCAGAATTGTTACCTTCAGTTTCAGCAGCCTTGCTCTCTGCTTGTGTCTTGTGTGTTCCATTAGCCTGTGGTGGGAGCGTCGGGCTGGAACCACCAAAACAAgattaaaatgtgctgaaaatgcaGAACTATTATTCTCCCCAAGTGTCTGGGACATGATTCATTTCTTCAGCATGATCATCCACCAAAATTACCCAtctgtacactaccatttaaaagtttttctttttttaaagacgtatcttctgcttaccaaggctgcatttttatttgatcaaaaatacagtaaaaaccatcATATcgtgtaataattttaaaatttcaaataacttttttttaaaatgtcattaattcctgtgatgcaaagctgaattttcagcatcattactccagtcttcagtcacaagaccttcagaaattattctaatatgctgcttaagaaacatttattattatgttgaaaactgctttatattttaatggaaactaTCCTttatttcagaattctttgatgtatataaaattcaaaagagcagcatttatttgaaaaataaatcttttgtaacattataaatgtctttactgtcacttttgattcatttagtgtgttagtgtgttaagATCTGATTGCcaaaacatgcatgcatgtaattaaattaaattacttcattaaattttcacttcattttttttttaattagatggtTAATCTCAACAgtgtatattattatcatttcacTGCCATTAATGGCACTGATGTCTTTCAAATAGGGATGTCCCGATCAGGTTTTTTTGTGCCCCCGATCCGATCAGAGTCACTGAATactgagtatctgccgatacagaGTCGCTATCTGATACTTGTATTTTCCTAGTGCTTGGTGCACAGTTCAAGtccattaaagttattaaaatcaatccaaTATATACAGGGGTGTGCAGTAACTTTCTCAGAGGCAGGTgctcaaatgcaaaaaaaggggGCATCTATCATCACTAATATCCAATTTAAcaattactataatatatatatatatatatatatatatacacacacacacacacacacactatctctctgtAAAGACATGACAGACACTGTAAACAGACTGTGGTCACAATTATTAATATGGGACTACTGatataaacttgtattttatatgtacagtaaGCAGATTAATTGCAACATAAATGGAAAACAGAGATAAGGTTAGAAAGAGTGAAGTTTATGAATGCCATGTCTGTCAGTTATCCAAAGCAAGATGTAACCAGCAACGCGTTTTGACAACGACGTCTCAGACagtaaatagtaaatacattACTTTAGAGGAATTCCTTACAAAAAATGCATATCGAATACACTGAATCTTGAACGCGTATAATGTGTTCTTGCGTGTCATGCATGCTCATTTGAGCATCTTCTTTTCCTTTTAATAGGGGTGGATTGTTGAAAATGCATACTGCCTCTTATTGCATAACACCGGCATGACAGCTGACGAATCACCAGTGGATCAGGATTAGGAGAGCTGATACcgatcagtaaaaaaaaaaaatgacttaatcAGCCCCAATTTCAATCCTTGAGATTGGATCGGGACATCCCTACTACCGTCACTTTTACTAAATTTTTCAAAACAGTGTAAAAGGCAAATAAACTTCACCCCAACACACATTTCCTATTATCCAAAACCAAAGTAGGAAAAAATCCaattaaatgagaaataaagtccAGGTTACAATATaggatgatgttttatgaaaATGCTTGAGTAGCTGCACCATCAGTGAAATCTCACTCATCCAAAATCCTGCTCAACATAATTGCATACTGAACATCAAATATCTTCTAATTGGCAGTGACCGTGATGTTGCCCAGGAATTTCACATTCAGACTTGACAGGCAATTTTCTTTAAACTCTGCGCACACCTGGTAAGAACACTGTTAAACTGATTTGAGAAATCTCTCTGGTTTACCTGTGAGCAGAGAGATCGTGAGGTCGCTCCACATCCACTCGGCACAGCGGCTCTGTGATCACACGAGCTGACAGCGAGAAGCGCTCGTACTCCGAGGGCGAAATCAGGTAGAATCCTAATAATATTGAAGGCAACATAGTTGAATCTCATTCATGTGGAAAAGCTCAAAGCTAGAAATGATTTACATGCTGTTTGAGAATGAACTACTAACCTTGTCCAGTCTTAGTGAATACGCAGGAAGCAATGCCACTGATGTCTTCTTTGCGGATGCAGTCGTAGCGTACTTGGGGTCTCAGTGCTGGCACACTGAACACATGGATGTCACCCAGATTGGTAAGGCACACTAGAGCGTTCTCAGAGTACTCTTCAGAGCTAACGCTGGTGAAGTTCGACAGCGCCACCTTTCGTACTCGACAGCCTTCATGGGCGGTCAACTTGAACTTGGTCTTCGCGCTTACTTTAGGCAGCATGAAAACCTATAGAAAGCAAAAGAAAGGTtattcacttttaatcaattttttgatgatccagttttttttgttgttgttgtaaatatcCCAACCTTAAACTGCTCCTCAGAAGTAATAAGAACAGAGTGGCTGCCCTGCATGTCTGGGGCTTTGGCCAGATCTCTGGAGACTTCGTACGGCTCCGGCAGAGGGTTCCCTCGGCCATCCAGCACAGCGATGGACACCACTGGAGCTCTGTGCATGAGCTGGATCTCCTTCCCCAGCAGCGCCTCCACGCTCTGCTCAGAGAACTTCTCCTGCGACGGTACGTCCAGAGCGTATGCGTACACGGAGCCAGAGTTCGTGCCGGCCCACATTGTAGGTCCATGATGCGTTCCTGTAACAGATGAAAAATAATGCTGTCAATGAGGTGGCATACATCTATAACAATAAATGTTGACATCCTGGAGACTCATTTACAAAATACATGCATGATTTAATGCCAGTTTCATAGATCTGGTCTTACTTTTACAAATCCTGATTTGTTatccttttttaaaaagcaaaaactgacATGAAAATATCGTTACATGCAGGGCTGTAATCACCATATAAACAAGAGTCAAGAGCAAGCTGAACAGACTAAGCATGAATGGGCATGTCATTAGTTATATTAAGagcattaccattcaaaagtttgaggtcagtcattttaagaaattaacacttttattcataggatacattaaactgatcaaaaaggcATTTAGaggaaagacatttttaacttaatactggtcttttgaacttcctatccattaaatcatactaaaaacatatccgtgcagtttttttttttacgaaaaatATGTAGCAACACAACTATTTagtaccaaatcagtatattagaattgtttctgaaggatcatgtggcgtaacagctactgaaaattcagcgttgccatcaaagaaattaataacattttaaaatctataaaagtacaaaaagtattttaaattataactgtaataatattagaCTTTCTAAGActttcaaaaatgattaaaaaaataataaactgtacCGACCCAAAACTGTGGAGAAAACAAgcatcattttgaaaaatatttgacaataatATGAAACTTGATCTTCTAGCAAGCATTTCCCAATCCCGCTCTTTGTGTCCACCCTAAACTGAAGTTCTGGATCTGTTACCTAACATCTGATTCAACTTATCAGCTTGTCAGTGGCATTCTCCATGACCTGATTTGGTGACCTAAGTATTTTGTGTGAGCACATTTTTTAGTTTTCCCTATTCAGTCTGTTTAAGACAATAGTGACCTAACCTGACCCATTATTATGTTCTAATAACAAACCACTCACACCCATAACTGCGCAGTACAAATGCAAAGTTATTCCCCCCATTACtgtgaatcatttaaatatattgcactaaaaaaacaatactgcTTTGTTCAAAACTCCATGGAAAATTCCACTTTCCCCAAACACGATCTTATCACTATTGTGCAAGAGTCTAAGTCTTGGAAGATGGGGCGGCCTCGTGCTTTTGACCCCGACATCCTAATACAGAGCGACAGCGTGAATCACTTCAACATGCAAACTTGGGCGAGTGTGTAGCAGCCTTGATCAGGTTAAACAATACACACATCAGCCCACACATTTCACACAGCACAGACAAAACCTTGATTTAGAATTAGATTTCTAGATTAGATCAACAGCAAAATTGCTTTTGCTGATCTGAAATCAGAACAGGGTTGTAAAACTGATCGAGTCAAACTAGGGCTGCAAATAGAAGAATCTCTATTGAAAATTTTCTgtatatttgcactttttttttttaaacatcccaATTGGATCTAATTTAACAGATGGATCTGATATAGCATTGAATTGTAATTTCAAATTCAGTTGCATAAAaactgccaaaaaataaataaataaacacaattaagtATTCAAACTGCCAAACTGTGCCATATTTGAAACCTTTTCCCCCACAAGTCTCACCATCTCTGAGGAAAGTGTCAGCGAAGCAGAGGCAGCGCACCACTCCAGACAGCGAGTCGTCTGCAGAGCGGGGCTCAATCCGTCTCTGTACTGGCGTCACCTCAGCGTCGTGCTCCGCCAACTGAGCGTTAGCCTCCTGCACCTGATGACAACGAGATGAGCATCTTAAAGGAAGCTGATAATCAACAGACTCACAAACAATGGTCTCAAACCTGTAAGATTATAATGCATGTACGTGAGATTTCCAGACACTCACTTTACTGGTGGGACTATAAACCACAGCACGTTTCTTTCCTGAGACTCTGCTCTTCCGGATTCTTCTGAAGGACTGGCGCAGGGATTTCTTCAGAGACTTCACTCGAGACAGCGGGCCCTCCATAGCCAGAGAGTCATTGGGGTGTAGAGTGCACTTATGGAAAAACACAAAACCTTCCTTTACAGCAAAGTACAGTCACACAAAAGTcagatttttattagtttatacagttattactatttaaaatactttatctaATAAAATTGATTACtatagtattaattattaaataactgaATTAACTTTATATgacagttaatataataataacaactgaatacatttttattaataataataataatgttttttttataaaatgtaatataattaacatcagtaaatgtatttaataaataaatcgaGCCAACCCTTATTCAGATAACTTAAATATCTTCATAGCAAACGAGATAACAATAAcaactgaatacatttttattattaataataataataataataataataataataataatattttttttttataaaatgtattataattaacatcattatattattattattattattgttgttgctaataatattaataagggTTTTTATGAGGTTGGTTATCATAAGCACATTCTAGAGGCAGATGCAGATTACGCAAGAATAGTTTGTAATAACAATTAACTGGATTCACTTGCAATACATTtctattttcttgtttaatttcAATATGTTTATGTCCTGAAATATTTGTAACATATAGTTGGAAATGCAGCTTCGGATGAGACACGCTTATTGAGATAATCATGTGTTTATTAACTTTGTCATTATtagttgttcatttaaaaacCCCACCTGATTTGAAGATGGGTTTGCAAATGACAAATTTCacatatatttgaattattaaatagtaaatgtatttaataaataaatcgaGCCAACCCTTATTCAGATAACTTAAATATCTTCATAGCAAACGAGATCAATCTCTTTCAGTTTGATCCAATGATTAAAAGTGCTCCTGAACGAGCATAACACAGCAGCTTTGGATGGTCCTGCGAGTTACCTCGCCAGCACTGGATTTCGCCGATGGTAGTCAAAGAGGCCAAAGCCATGACTGGTGCCAAAGGCAATGAGGTTCCACTCTGCGTGCAGAGTTACCGCAGTAACGGCCGCGGGGGGCATGCACTGCACCAGGACAACCGGCTGGAATCCAGGAGCAAACACTACTGAGCCACTCTTAGGAGGCAGCCGGTCATGACCCTTCCACGTAAAACCCTCTCGGTCCTGGAGCAGGTCCACCGTGGCCACATCAATCATGTGATCGGACTTCTCATCGCTAAGAACCATAACTATAACCTGTGAACAGAGTATAGGAAACAACCttactaacatttatttttgtgaagacaATAACTTAGTGAGGTGCCCATCTAGACAATATTATTAGGCCATATTTGAATGGCACTGGCTTTCCCAAAGGTAATGGGATAAATCAATGTTTCACAGAcacatttctgagtaaaaatgttTAGAGGCTTCATTATTGTTAgaatgctgcctatgtagacagcacaCAGCAAAGCCGCTTAACTAGCTACTgaactaaaaatacatttgcattaatCATTAAAAACTAGTGATCCTACTTGTCCAGCAGTTCCAGCCACCACAAGTTTTCCGCTGTATTTACAGACACTGATCTTCTGGATTCCCAATCTGGGATCATCACTGTATGGATCAAAACAGCCCACctggaaataaatgaaaagcaaacagggattgttcttcttcttcactgATTCTTAAGGCTGCACAATTAGAGTTGCAATATCCCTT
This genomic interval from Cyprinus carpio isolate SPL01 unplaced genomic scaffold, ASM1834038v1 S000006584, whole genome shotgun sequence contains the following:
- the LOC109108768 gene encoding LOW QUALITY PROTEIN: lethal(2) giant larvae protein homolog 1 (The sequence of the model RefSeq protein was modified relative to this genomic sequence to represent the inferred CDS: inserted 1 base in 1 codon; substituted 1 base at 1 genomic stop codon), which encodes MMKFRFRRQGNDPHREKIKQDLFAFSKTVEHGFPNQPSALAYDPKLQLMAIVTKSGAIKMYPFVKYGAPGVELTGLHKDTAAVTQIHFLYGTGKGRMLSLLDDNTIHLWEIVQRENRSHLVELHSFNLPGRPGIESTRXGFCSLFKFACCGTRVTVMLLKLSCDHLALGTEGGGVHFLELPTLTLLNKSLFQDEIMQSVPEEYKCGKSLGPVESLQEHPQDSDKILIGYSRGLVVLWDLNSRHVVNLFLGKQQLESLVWERSGNSFVSSHSDGGYMVWAVSSSNPCTHDPISSTIPYGPFPCKAVNKILWRTTESGAPLVLFSGGMPRASYGDRHCLTILQDSSHVTLDFTSRVIDFFTIHCTDKEKEFDDPSALVVLLEEELVVIDLQMAGWPTVPAPYLAPLHSSAITCSCHISNVPPKLWERVISAGQQQCPLQNYENWPICGGKNLAPDPKQKELLLTGHEDGTVRFWXASGVSLKPLYKLSTASIFQTDCDHNDSLMQVGEEEWPPFRKVGCFDPYSDDPRLGIQKISVCKYSGKLVVAGTAGQVIVMVLSDEKSDHMIDVATVDLLQDREGFTWKGHDRLPPKSGSVVFAPGFQPVVLVQCMPPAAVTAVTLHAEWNLIAFGTSHGFGLFDYHRRNPVLARCTLHPNDSLAMEGPLSRVKSLKKSLRQSFRRIRKSRVSGKKRAVVYSPTSKVQEANAQLAEHDAEVTPVQRRIEPRSADDSLSGVVRCLCFADTFLRDGTHHGPTMWAGTNSGSVYAYALDVPSQEKFSEQSVEALLGKEIQLMHRAPVVSIAVLDGRGNPLPEPYEVSRDLAKAPDMQGSHSVLITSEEQFKVFMLPKVSAKTKFKLTAHEGCRVRKVALSNFTSVSSEEYSENALVCLTNLGDIHVFSVPALRPQVRYDCIRKEDISGIASCVFTKTGQGFYLISPSEYERFSLSARVITEPLCRVDVERPHDLSAHSPTLPPQANGTHKTQAESKAAETEELLYEMRSALSSPVLDSPNSSADITLDTTGELTVEDVKDFLMTVDEAENNFRNIAEEDGRPPGILIN